The genomic stretch AGGTGCGGATCCGCAGGATGGAACGGACGATGGACACATAGGACAGCAGTATCAGGAGAAAGCAGCCCGAGGCCACTATTCCAACAGTCACAAAAAATGACAATCTCTGTGGCCGAGGTGGCTGCACAGGCCAGTTTCAGGATGGGCGGTGCATCACACAAATAGTGCTGGATCCGGTTGGGGCCACAGTAGGGCAAATGGAAAGTCAATATGGTCTGGACAGCAGAGTGCAGAGAGCCACTGAGCCAAGTGCTGGTGGCCAGGAGGGCACACGAGTGCCCACTCATCATGCGGGTGTACCTGAGTGGGTAACTGATGGCCAAGTAGCGATCATAGGACATGATCGTGTAGAGGAAACATTCGGTGACCCCCAGGAAGTGAAAGAAATAGAGCTGAGCCACGCGGCTGTGGAAGGAGATAGTCCTGCCGCTTGGGGACACCAAGGTCATCAGCATTTTGGGCACCGTGACAGTGGAGAACCACATGTCAATGAAGGACAGGTTGGTGAGGAAGTGTGGAGGTGAGAATCCACCCTGATCACCAGCAGGATGAGGAGGTTCCCCAGCACAGTGAGCACATAAACCACCAGGAAGACTCCAAAGAGGAGGGCGTCCAGCCCTGGGGTATGGGGAAGGCCCATGAGGATGAACACTGTCAGGAGGCTGGCGTTGGACATTTCTTCTCAACCTTGGTCTCTCTCCCTCTGGGAATATAAAGAGCACCCAGCATTTAGCACTTAATTGAGAAATGAGAGTCCATTCTCTATGTGGAAACTGCATCAAGCAGGTAGATAATTCTGGAGTTATCGTGGACTTTGCTTGTTACAAAGCTTCTTTCATAAACTAATGAAGTGACTTCCTAGTCTCTGtctcacatacacaaacacagagacacatgcGGAAGAAATTAGCAGAAACGCATTGTCTTAGGTTTTAATAGGTgtataaattaccacaaacttaactGGCTTAAAACATGCAAATGTATTGTCTCGCTCTCTCTGTGGGTCAGGTCACCTGGGCCCTCTGTTTAGCTCTCATCAGGTTTTAATCAACATATCACCAAGGCCTGCAATCTCATCTGAGGTTGGGGATCATTCTTCAAGCTTCTTGTGGTTGTTGGCACgattcagttccttgcagttTTAGGACTCAGGTCCCAGTTTTCTTGCTGTTTGTTGGCAGGACATATAACTCTCAACTTAACTGAGGTCACCCTAGGTCCAAgaaagtcctagctacttggcctTCTTAAAACACCAAAGGTTACTTCTTCAAAACCGACGAGATAGACTCTCTCCAGTTTGCTATGACAAAGTATTACATAATGTTATGTAATGCAGTCATGGGggtgatattccattgtattaacAGGTCCCAGGCATACTCAAAGGAAGGTTATTAAATAGAAAGTATGTACTAGACAGCAGGAATCTTGAAGGCTACTGCAAATTCTACCTACCACATTCATTTTTGCTTCCTTGCTcatgggaaaattaaaaaaaaaaacacgaattGTTAGTGGCTGGGAATATTTGAAAACTGAACAGTACAGCTAAATCATTCTCTAGTTTCCTCATATGTTATTTGACATTACTAACATCACCTACCTCACTGAGAAATTATAAGCATTAAATAAGATGATACATATAAAGTACTAAGTACTGTGCCTGGCAGGtagtaactgctcaataaatgacaGTGAGTCTCATCACACTGTGCCTTGGAGCAGCATTACAGAATTTCCAGTTTTGATCTTAGGGAGAAAGAGAGTACATATATTCTTTTAGTGTTTTCAGAGAGTCCTTCTGAATCTAAGAGCTAGGTCTTTGTGGACTATTTTGTGCCTGATACTGTTACTGATGTCCTCACTACTGCCTGCTTTTAAAGGGCTTCTCCTAGGTCTCTAACAGCAGATAAGAATCTCAGCATAACTCTATAGTGGGATTCCCACATCCTCCCAAATCATCCAGAGAGCACCAAGCTTCATACATgactgcccccacccccatttctGTTACCCTAGAATACTTCCTATGTGGTTCTGAGAACATGGCATTCATATGTGCTCTCCCAAATACAATCTACTGCATAGGTGCCAGCTGTCTTGCATACTCCTTCTACCCTAGGTTTCTAAATATATTCTAATATTAACTTTGTTAGATATCACATGTTGGCCCCTCACCATCTTCCTCTACTCCTGATTCTCATAAATCCAGTTAGTGAATGATCTCACAAGAGAAGACAATTCTATGAAGTCTATGTCTCTCAATTAAGACCTAGAATATGAGACAGGAAAAAATGGAACCAATGCAAGAAGAGGGGCCTATGTCACCCTGATGTCAAGAGAAGCTGGAATTCTGTATAACGGAAATTGAGGCAAAAGTAAGATTTTTTACTTAATACAAAATGTTGTATTAGTTCAGGATTCTTACTAATTGTTCAGTGGGAGAACACTATGAAACTTGTTCATCAATATGAGAGAAATTATAGTCTCTGCTCTTCTCACAGCCCAGATAAGATACCTCCAGGGAATGTGGCTTAAGCTACGTTACAGGAAGGTTTgtcaaatatgtaaataaattgcAAAAAGGAGGCTACTGTAATCACCAGCATGCATATCAGAACTTTTAAAATGGTACCAGTATTACTTTCAAATTTCTAGTGTACCAAGAGGACCAATCCCCAGCAGAGCTTCATGATTGGTTTTGATGGAATGTGAAAATCCTCATCCAGTGAAGTCTAAAGCAAGAGTTTCAATCCGCAGGGTCAGTTTGACTTGAATATTAGTGTATAGTAgtatatctatctgtctgtctatctaacAGATTTTATAACAAAGTCTTAACCATTCTCTAATTGTCTGAATTACAGTTtgagataaagaaaagagggaaagcaGGAGAAAATCAGTTAAATCTACATTTCTGAGAACTCACCTTATAGTATGTGATTCATTTCAATAGTAAAACTTATCTGAGTTTTTGCCCCAATTTGTCACTTTCCACAGCTGTGTACAGGTGCCAAGTTTGCAGGATACCACTCAAAGAAGAGACACATGGTGTTAAGAAAGAGTGGGCCCTTTCTATTCAAGGACCAAACTAATGGAAGTGCAGGGAATGGAAATAAAGATGAGTAGGAACTTAACTTGACTGATGTCTCAGAAGATGTAATTGCTCTTGGGATTTTGGGTTCCCTTGATGAGCACTAAACAACAGGAAGAGAACAATGAACAGTTCTTCATAAGCATGCATGCATTTCCTTAGTGTTTCTTATTTGAACCCCCCTGAGAAGAGCCCAGTGTCTTTATGGAACCAATATTTATACAtacaaagaaagaaggaggacTGACTTATCCTTTTCCCTCACCAGTGATTGACAGACACTCACAGCTGCTCGCTCTCAACTCTAAATTTTCCATGATCCATAAAGGTCCTGGAAAATTCGTTGGCGCTCTCCAGCTCAGCCTCACCGTCTCATTCACCATCTTTGTATGGTGGTTCAAAAGATCCAAATTCCCGAagtttttctgttgtttacagTTTCACGGTAGCTTTTCCCCAGAGATCTACCTACCTAACATAATTGTATAAGTAATCATTATATATTATTGCTGTCataattttcattgctttttacaAGCCTGAATAAACACTTTTGATGTTTCATGTGTACATCTCCTTTTGaagattaactttttaaaatctttgttcatTGCTTTTTTCGTGGTAATAGTCTTTATCTTATTATCTGAAGTTTTACAAATTGAAAGCATTGATTTGTTTTTCACTGTAAGGTAAAATGTACTTTCAAATTTAttgccatttatatatttttaaatttgtatagaTATGTTTCCTGTTCTAGGAAATTTATAAATTGATTCTACTATGTTTTCTGATGTCagtattttaaaaggattttcttgGCCTAtattggtggctcacacctgtaatctcagcactttgggaggccaaagcaggccaatcacttgagcccaggaattggaaaccagcctgggcaacatggtgaaaccctgtctctacaaaaaatacaaaaattagctaggcatggtggtgagtgcctgtagacccagctactcaggaggctgaggtggaaggatcacttgagcctacgaggccaaggttacagtgagtggagatggtgctacggcactccagcctgagcaacagagccagaccctgtctaaaaaacaaacaaacaaacaaacaaaaaacaaaaccatcgTCTTGCACACAAGTTTATCAGTTTTCACTTAGGTAATATTTAGTGCTTtaaggtttttttccttcatttaaatctttacttcatctaaaattaattttactttatgtgtGACAtaagcatgtttttattttctatataatttgaGATTGTAGCTGTAATTACCTCATTAACTGAAGTGggtttcttcttaaaaaatttaagaccccaattatttttatattctctctTATACTTTGCTTATTAACCTCTAGTTTTATTACATTATCATCAAATAAAATGAGTggcaaaatttctattttaaaatgtaatgaatttagtctcatgtattatttttatggttagcttcctttgtttattttctttaaattttttttttgcaaaaaaatgcacatcatcactggtcattagagaaatgcaaatcaaaaccacaatgagatatcatctcatgccagctagaatggcgatcattaaaaagtcaggaaacaacagatgctggagaggatgtggagaaataggaaagcttttacagttggtgggagtgtaaattagttcaaccattgtaaaAGACAGTGTCacgattcctcaagaatctagaactagaaataccatttgacccagcaatcccattactgggtatatacccaaaggattataaatcatgctactacaaggatacatgcacatgtatgtttattgcagcattgttcacaatagcaaagacttggaaccaacccaaatgtccatcaatgatagactggataaagaaaatgtggcacatatacaccgtggaatactatgcagccataaaaaggatgagttcatgttctttgcagggacattgatgaaactggaaactaaCATCTTCCAGCAAagtaatataagaaaagaaaaccaacaccacatgttctcactcataagtgggagctgaacaatgagaacacatggacacaaggaggggaacatcacacacgggagccttttggggggtggggggctgggggagggatagcattaggagaaatacctaatgtaaccaatgagttgatggatgcagcaaaccaacatggcacatgtattcctatgtaacaaacctgcacgttgtgcacatgtactccagaacttaaagtataataataaaataaattttaaaaagtattttaattttttccaagaaGGTTTTGCATTACTAAAAAGTGTCTTACCGAAACAAGTGTCATACAGTCCACCACATTTATATATCATATCTACTACAATTGAGTTTTTTATGTGTATAGTATGAAATAGGATCGAgactgatttttttattctgaatatCCAGATAccccaaaataatttattcaagaaaGCAATCATGCTTTATTGCTTTGCAGTGTCATCTTTGTCATACAAATATGCATCAGTCTATTTCTTTACTCTGTATTCagttccatttttctatttgtctagTCTCATACAAATACAAAACTGAGTTACTATAGCTTTGTCATAAGTTCTGATAACTAGTGTTGTCAATCTTTCAGTTATCCTTTATTTCCTCAAGAGAGTCTTGACCATTTTGGGActcattccatttcaatccacacTTTAAGATCCACATGTCCATAGCTGCAAAATCAAACGCTGGGATTTTACTTGGAATAGCATCaaatctatagattaatttgaatagaattggcattttaaaaatatgagtctCCATGTGCACTTTATAATCCTAGATTCATTcagcaaattttatatttatctgaaaatattttatttctattgttgtGGTCTTACACATGTTGCTTAAAATTAAATTCAgcacaggaaatcaacatggcacatggatacatatgtaacaaacctgcacattgtgcacatgtaccccaaaacctaaagtataataaaaaaaaaaaattaaattcagctCCAGTTTCTCATCCTCAGCACTGTCGGCATTTGGCCATGATAAGCTTTGTTGTGAGGGTCTCTCCTGTGCATTGTGGAATGTTTAACACCCCTGACCTATAGCCAATAGATGCCAGCACCTGTGACAAGCAAGAAtatttccagacattgccaagtgaACTAGGAGACAAAACAGCCCCAAGTAATCTAGATATTTaagagatttaattttttatattggatcttaacaaacattaaaaatgggTGCAAATGTATAAAGTGCATAAACAATTATATATGTAGTTGTTAGATCATTCGTTATCATTGCTGGATAGAAATCTATTCTGTGAATATACAATTTCTAATTGATTCattggtaatattttaaatattaatatattaagaataGCTAGCTATTCTTGCCAATTAAAATAGTGTTTCTAGAAATGTTTTcagatatatatgtaaatagacaaatacatatacatacataaatatatgaaaacctATATATTAAATATGCTAGATGTCATGCACTTTCTTTTGTATACATGTTTGGAttagtatatacacatacaaatatatagatacgttaaaaccaaaaagaaatttgaacagccacaattagaaaaatgatattttttgcTGGTTTTGAATAATATTTGTTGCTGGTTTTTAACTATGTCTCCATGATGATAAATTCTTAAGTTTATGTGCGTATGaaatcaaacaaaacacaaaaactgtTTATCAATTTATAAACATGAATTAATCATCTATCCCTGAGatttgattaaaatgttttaaaacttaatataAACCTATTGATGAGAAATGAGTCAATAATTCAGAATATAATCATGTTCGTCATAAATATAAGTCTAGCTGTGATGTTAAAACTGTCTTAGACAATCTGTGGAAGAATTATAACTGTGCAGGTGTTTTGGAATAATGTTTAACACAGAACTATACATATAATCAATTTCACACGAATAACTGTATTAGATTACTATTTTTAAACAAACTAGTGTATTTACTTCctactatttattttctctgaggATGTGCTACTTTGTCTCTCAGTTTCAACACAGCTTTCTTCACCTCCTCGTTTCTCAGGGTGTACACAACAGGGTTGAGAAAGGGTGTCAGCACAGTGTAGAAAACTGCCACAACTCCATCCATGGCATCCATGGAGCCTGGCCTCAGATAAATGACAACACAGGGAACAAAGAAGCAAAGGACCACAATACAGTGGGAGGCACAGGTCTGAAAGGCTCTGCACCTCCCATCTGAGGTGCGGATCCGCAGGATGGAACAGACGATGGACACATAGGACAGCACTATCAGGACAAAGCAGCCGGAGGCCACTATCCCAGTGTCCACAAAGATGACCATCTCGTTGGCTGAGGTGTCTGCACAGGCCAGTTTCAGGATGGGCGGTGCGTCACAGAAGTAGTGCTGGATCTGGTTGGGTCCACAGTAGGGCAAATGGAAAGTCATTATGGTCTGGACAGCAGAGTGCAGAGAGCCACTGAGCCAAGTGCTGGTGGCCAGGAGGGCACACCTGCTCCCACTCATCATGCGGGTGTACCTGAGTGGGTAACTGATGGCCAAGTAGCGATCATAGGACATGACCGTGTAGAGGAAACACTCGGTGCTCCCCAGGAAGTGGAAAAAATAGAGCTGAGCCACGCAATTGTGGAAAGAGATAGCCCTGCCGCTTGGGGACACCAAGGTCATCAGCATTTTGGGCACTGTGACAGTGGAGAACCACATGTCAATAAAGGACAGATTGGTGAGGAAGTAGTACATGGGGGTGTGGAGGTGAGAATCCACCCTGATCACCAGCAGGATGAGGAGGTTCCCCAGCACAGTGAGCACATAAACCACCAGGAAGACTCCAAAGAGGAGGGCGTCCAGCCCTGGGGTATGGGGAAGGCCCATGAGGATGAACACTGTCAGGAGGCTGGCGTTGGACATTTCTTCTCACCCTTGGTCTCTCTCCCTCTGGGGATATAAAGAGCACCCTGCATTTAGCAGTTAATTGAGAAATGAGAATCCATTCTCTATGTGGAAACTGCATTAACCAGGTAGATAATTCTGGAGTTATCTTGCACTTTGCTTGTTACAAAGCTTCCCTCACAGAGATGATGATGAAATTATTtcagtctctctcacacacatgcacacaggtgcacacacacagagacacacattcAGAAGAAAGTAGAGAAACACTATATTAGATTTCCattgatatattaaaaattaccacaaacttagtgccATAAAACGTGTACAATTTTTATCTCACCCTCTCTGTGGGTCAGGTCAGCTGGACCCTCTGCTGAGAGTCTCAACAGGTCTCAATCAATGTGTCCCCAGAAGCTGAAATCTCACAGGAGGACCACAATCCTCTTCCAAGCCTATTGCAGGTGTTGGCAGTATCCCATTCTTGCAGTTTCTGGGCAGAGGTCTCTGTTTTTCTGCTGGTTTTTGGCATGACATAtcaatctcattttacagaggtcACCCTATGTCCTAAAATCCTCCTCACCTGGCCTTCGATGACATGACAGCTTACTTCTTCAAACTCAGGAAAAGAATCTCTGTCCAGTTTACTGTGGCAAAATGTTCTGTAACATAATTGTAATCAGGGTTGATATCCCATCATAGTCACAGGTCCCACGCACACTGAAAGGTTATTAAATAGGAAATGTATACCAGTGAGCAGGAATTTAGAGGGCTCCTTGGGATTCCACCTACTATATTCTATTTTCATTGCAGAGTTCATGGGAAAACTTAAAAGAACAAGAATTTAATTGTTACTAGGAATGAAACACAGTACACATAAATTACCCACTAGTTTCCTCATATGTTATTATATCTGACATCACCAACATCACCTACCTCACTGAGAAATTCTCAGCATTAAATAAGGTTATATATGTATAGTGCTAAATACTATGCCTGGCAGGTAATAACTGCTCGATAAATGATAGTGAGTCTTACGACATTGTGCCTTGCAGCAGTATTACGGATTTGCCTTTTATCTTAGATAGAGTTCATATATTCTCTGAGTGTTTTCAGAGAGTCCTTCTTAATCTAAGAGCTATGTCTTTGTGGACTATTTCATGCCCAATACTGTTACTGATGTCCTTACTATTGCCTGTTTTTAAAGGGCTTCTCCAAGGTCTCTTAGAGCAGGTAAGAATCTCAGCACAACTCTATAGCAGGATTCCTacaacctcccacctc from Nomascus leucogenys isolate Asia chromosome 15, Asia_NLE_v1, whole genome shotgun sequence encodes the following:
- the LOC100583413 gene encoding olfactory receptor 10G4 produces the protein MSNASLLTVFILMGLPHTPGLDALLFGVFLVVYVLTVLGNLLILLVIRVDSHLHTPMYYFLTNLSFIDMWFSTVTVPKMLMTLVSPSGRAISFHNCVAQLYFFHFLGSTECFLYTVMSYDRYLAISYPLRYTRMMSGSRCALLATSTWLSGSLHSAVQTIMTFHLPYCGPNQIQHYFCDAPPILKLACADTSANEMVIFVDTGIVASGCFVLIVLSYVSIVCSILRIRTSDGRCRAFQTCASHCIVVLCFFVPCVVIYLRPGSMDAMDGVVAVFYTVLTPFLNPVVYTLRNEEVKKAVLKLRDKVAHPQRK
- the LOC100583521 gene encoding LOW QUALITY PROTEIN: olfactory receptor 10G8-like (The sequence of the model RefSeq protein was modified relative to this genomic sequence to represent the inferred CDS: inserted 1 base in 1 codon; deleted 1 base in 1 codon), which encodes MSNASLLTVFILMGLPHTPGLDALLFGVFLVVYVLTVLGNLLILLVIRVDSHLHXFLTNLSFIDMWFSTVTVPKMLMTLVSPSGRTISFHSRVAQLYFFHFLGVTECFLYTIMSYDRYLAISYPLRYTRMMSGHSCALLATSTWLSGSLHSAVQTILTFHLPYCGPNRIQHYLCDAPPILKLACAATSATEIVIFVTVGIVASGCFLLILLSYVSIVRSILRIRTSEGRHRAFQTCASHCIVVLCCFGPGLFVYLRPGSRKAVDGVVAVFYTVLTPLLNPVVYTLRNKEVKKALLKLKDKVAHSQSK